In a genomic window of Pleurocapsa sp. PCC 7319:
- a CDS encoding 3-deoxy-7-phosphoheptulonate synthase gives MNIKEILDVNIESSQVLMTPIQLKSQLPLTEAAAKTVLQGRNELQNILDGKDSRKFIIIGPCSIHSPKAAEDYAKKLKDLAERVKDKLLIVMRVYFEKPRTTVGWKGLINDPDLDGSFNMQKGLSTARNLLIKIGEIGLPVATEALDPITPQYLAELISWSAIGARTIESQTHREMASGLSMPVGFKNGTDGNIQVALNAIQSSKMPHNFIGLDREGQVSTFRTKGNPYSHLILRGGDRQPNFDAATVTRAEQKLKDLNLPQTIVIDCSHGNSHKNHKLQASVLENILQQIADGNQSIVGMMLESNLYEGNQKIPKNLQELKYGVSVTDKCIGWEETEKIILSAHEKLSADRNITLYTCGMEVSGVLVRNLLTTKG, from the coding sequence ATGAATATTAAAGAAATACTAGATGTCAATATTGAATCTTCTCAGGTTTTAATGACCCCGATTCAACTCAAGAGTCAATTACCCTTGACCGAAGCTGCTGCCAAAACAGTTTTACAAGGAAGAAATGAGCTACAAAATATTTTAGATGGCAAAGACTCTAGAAAATTTATCATCATCGGCCCTTGCTCCATTCACTCCCCAAAAGCTGCAGAAGATTATGCTAAAAAGCTAAAAGATTTAGCTGAGAGGGTTAAAGACAAATTATTAATTGTCATGAGGGTTTACTTTGAAAAACCCAGAACAACTGTAGGCTGGAAAGGATTGATCAACGATCCCGATCTGGATGGTTCATTTAATATGCAGAAGGGTCTATCTACTGCTCGTAACCTACTAATTAAAATTGGCGAAATAGGATTACCAGTAGCTACAGAAGCATTAGATCCGATAACCCCTCAATATCTAGCGGAATTAATTTCTTGGTCAGCTATTGGAGCTCGTACTATTGAATCACAAACTCATCGGGAAATGGCAAGTGGATTGTCTATGCCAGTGGGTTTTAAAAATGGTACAGATGGTAATATTCAAGTGGCTTTAAATGCAATCCAATCATCGAAGATGCCCCATAACTTTATCGGACTTGATCGCGAGGGGCAAGTAAGTACTTTTAGAACTAAAGGTAATCCTTATAGTCATCTTATTTTACGAGGTGGTGATCGCCAGCCTAATTTTGATGCCGCGACAGTTACCAGAGCAGAACAAAAACTCAAAGATTTAAATTTACCGCAGACCATTGTCATCGATTGTAGTCACGGAAACTCTCACAAAAATCATAAATTACAAGCTTCGGTGTTAGAAAATATTTTGCAACAAATTGCCGATGGCAATCAATCCATAGTTGGGATGATGTTGGAATCTAACTTGTATGAAGGCAATCAAAAAATTCCTAAAAATCTGCAGGAATTAAAATATGGTGTTTCTGTTACGGATAAGTGTATTGGCTGGGAAGAAACAGAAAAGATTATTTTGTCAGCTCATGAAAAATTAAGTGCTGACCGAAACATTACTTTGTACACCTGTGGCATGGAAGTGTCTGGAGTACTTGTTCGCAATTTACTAACCACTAAAGGTTAA
- a CDS encoding class I adenylate-forming enzyme family protein, with translation MLQKTVAEQPDKTALVYGQTRTSYQELEQQVRGFSQGLSVLGVQQSDCVALILPNCPEFVVSFCAVTSLNAIALLLNPGFKENELEHYLRDSNAKVIITDSIRAEACHQAISRLERSVDLIVVSEKPTVGLAFNNLIQSDFGDWQPEESYLGDVLYQYSSGSTGRPKRVCRTQNNLYHQAINCVETLQVTSSDNILCLVPLYHAYGFGECLLAAICSGATLTILEPFLQDGVPVEMPFVFRRARVLELIEQEKITILPAVPYIFSILAAAPADTYAELPSLRLCISAGNFLSQDIFDKFLQRFGIPLRQLYGCTEAGSVAINMQSSQDVKYDSIGLPMHNVEIKVIGDRGQELPPGLEGELVITSQTLTKGYHNSPEVNKEVFQNGHYFTGDLGKKDEQGYLSITGRKRIFIETGGHKVDPFEVEDVLVTHPNVEEAVVVGTKQPYTGEIVKAVVVCREQCPEEELIAYCQEQLADFKIPRIIEFRSEIPRSSLGKILRKDLV, from the coding sequence ATGCTTCAAAAGACTGTAGCAGAGCAACCTGACAAAACAGCTCTTGTCTATGGTCAAACCCGAACTAGTTATCAAGAACTTGAGCAACAAGTGCGAGGATTTAGCCAAGGTCTAAGTGTTTTAGGGGTTCAACAATCAGATTGTGTCGCTTTAATCTTACCTAATTGTCCTGAGTTTGTGGTTAGTTTTTGTGCGGTCACCTCCTTGAATGCGATCGCTCTGTTGCTAAATCCAGGATTCAAAGAAAACGAACTGGAACACTACCTCCGGGATAGTAATGCCAAAGTTATTATTACTGATAGTATTAGAGCTGAAGCTTGTCATCAGGCAATTTCCCGCTTGGAACGCTCTGTTGATTTAATTGTAGTCTCAGAGAAACCCACTGTTGGTCTGGCGTTTAACAACTTGATCCAGTCTGATTTTGGAGATTGGCAGCCAGAAGAATCCTATTTAGGAGATGTTCTTTATCAATATTCATCGGGTTCTACAGGAAGACCCAAAAGAGTCTGTCGTACCCAGAATAATCTCTATCATCAAGCAATTAATTGTGTTGAGACACTGCAGGTAACAAGCTCCGATAACATTCTTTGTCTTGTACCGCTGTATCATGCCTATGGATTTGGTGAATGTTTACTGGCAGCAATCTGTTCAGGAGCCACCCTAACAATTTTAGAACCGTTTTTGCAGGACGGTGTCCCAGTAGAGATGCCCTTTGTTTTCCGTCGGGCTCGCGTTCTAGAATTAATTGAGCAAGAAAAGATCACAATTCTACCTGCTGTTCCTTATATCTTTAGCATCCTGGCAGCAGCACCAGCAGATACATATGCTGAATTACCAAGTCTTCGATTGTGTATATCGGCGGGGAACTTCCTCTCTCAAGACATTTTTGATAAGTTTTTACAACGGTTTGGCATTCCTCTGCGACAGCTTTATGGTTGTACAGAAGCAGGTTCAGTAGCCATTAATATGCAAAGTAGCCAAGATGTTAAATACGATTCTATTGGTTTACCAATGCATAATGTTGAGATTAAAGTAATTGGCGATCGCGGACAAGAATTACCTCCTGGTCTGGAAGGCGAATTAGTAATTACCAGTCAAACTTTGACCAAGGGATACCATAATTCTCCTGAAGTGAACAAAGAAGTGTTTCAAAATGGTCACTACTTTACCGGTGATTTAGGTAAAAAAGACGAACAAGGTTATCTTTCAATCACTGGTAGAAAAAGAATCTTTATTGAGACAGGAGGACATAAAGTCGATCCCTTCGAAGTTGAAGATGTTTTAGTAACTCATCCCAATGTAGAAGAAGCGGTAGTAGTTGGAACTAAACAACCCTACACTGGAGAGATTGTTAAAGCAGTTGTTGTCTGTCGAGAACAGTGTCCGGAAGAGGAATTAATTGCCTATTGTCAAGAGCAGCTAGCTGATTTTAAAATTCCCAGAATCATTGAATTTCGCAGCGAAATACCTCGCAGTTCTTTGGGTAAAATTTTGCGCAAAGATCTAGTATAA
- a CDS encoding chorismate pyruvate-lyase family protein — protein MREDLNQSLIRSHINPSKLSTFQRILLTTDGTLTEILEAYLFEQIRVVKLSEGIVSITQDILPLEVKQGSEVIERKILLQGKISRKNFIYAESILVTERLEEKFKDELLHSKTPLGRLWLENKFETFKEIVDTAEETVGKLSTYFPIQPEDSILSRTYLVFSQGKPIIMITEKFPASYFLTDF, from the coding sequence ATGCGTGAAGATTTAAATCAATCTTTAATCCGTAGTCATATCAATCCATCAAAACTAAGTACATTTCAGCGTATCTTACTAACAACTGATGGGACACTAACTGAAATATTAGAAGCCTACTTATTTGAACAAATTCGGGTAGTCAAGCTATCAGAAGGAATAGTTTCAATTACACAGGATATTTTACCGTTAGAAGTTAAACAGGGTAGTGAAGTAATTGAAAGGAAAATATTACTTCAAGGAAAAATCAGCAGAAAAAACTTTATTTATGCTGAGTCAATTCTGGTTACTGAAAGATTAGAAGAAAAGTTTAAAGATGAATTATTACACTCTAAAACTCCTCTGGGCAGACTCTGGTTAGAAAATAAGTTTGAAACTTTTAAAGAGATAGTTGATACAGCTGAAGAAACTGTAGGTAAATTGTCTACTTATTTTCCGATTCAACCAGAAGATTCAATTCTATCTCGTACTTATCTAGTCTTTTCTCAGGGTAAACCCATTATCATGATTACTGAAAAATTTCCCGCCAGCTATTTTCTGACGGACTTTTGA
- a CDS encoding acyl carrier protein, with protein MMTTEELKLKTKNVVSELLPNINSQQIDDDQDIFYLGLNSINAMTLIFNLQEAFGITFNDAEISLDNFRTISDIVKLIDQKTKA; from the coding sequence ATGATGACAACTGAAGAACTAAAACTTAAAACCAAAAATGTAGTTTCTGAGTTACTTCCAAATATTAATAGTCAACAAATTGACGATGATCAGGACATTTTTTATTTGGGATTAAACTCGATTAATGCCATGACCTTAATTTTTAATTTGCAAGAAGCTTTTGGTATTACTTTTAACGATGCTGAGATTAGTCTCGATAATTTTCGGACAATCAGCGATATTGTAAAATTAATCGATCAGAAAACCAAAGCATAG